In Musa acuminata AAA Group cultivar baxijiao chromosome BXJ2-8, Cavendish_Baxijiao_AAA, whole genome shotgun sequence, one genomic interval encodes:
- the LOC135619295 gene encoding uncharacterized protein LOC135619295 encodes MAEEFGDGEFWLPSEFLCDDFFVEEARKRRAEAAFVLRQRLGSKVEPHAAAAAADTASIEEYMATITRQMAQASIVVTEKAKTRPTAGTPHSVLCPYLASTRRNPNDPSLVCSMPSLKLERQKNDVWDLLCEAAAQVTWLRHNDAGFLPKANDSKLLGLPKNASLETPRIPNYTQVGYYSSPALPQHQQLQSAQFRYLKQQQWSSASEGHGKARGSRPQGLFSSAWPASPTPPQPVRPCHGMRSVLPNGSAAKRLSAGTGVFLPRIPVSKAEPRKTTDCSTVIVPAKVVRALKELGVQSRFEDDFLHNHNARGGRSNDLFSHQNLNHQVFPSTSMVAREIRLPHEWSY; translated from the exons ATGGCGGAGGAGTTCGGCGACGGGGAGTTTTGGCTTCCCTCTGAATTCCTCTGCGACGACTTCTTCGTCGAGGAAGCCCGAAAGAGGCGGGCTGAAGCGGCCTTCGTGCTCCGCCAACGGCTGGGGTCTAAAGTAGAGCCTCACGCCGCAGCGGCTGCGGCGGATACGGCGTCCATCGAGGAGTACATGGCCACCATCACCCGTCAGATGGCTCAAGCCTCCATCGTTGTCACAGAGAAGGCGAAG ACTCGGCCGACGGCCGGGACGCCGCATTCTGTTCTCTGCCCCTATCTCGCCTCTACCAGGAGAAACCCCAACGACCCCTCTCTTGTCTGCTCGATGCCTTCGCTCAAGCTGGAGCGGCAGAAGAACGACGTGTGGGATCTGCTATGCGAGGCGGCGGCCCAGGTCACGTGGCTGCGGCATAACGACGCAGGGTTTCTCCCGAAGGCTAATGATAGCAAGCTTCTTGGTCTGCCGAAGAATGCGTCTCTCGAAACTCCCAGGATCCCTAATTACACTCAAGTTGGCTACTACTCGAGCCCAGCGCTGCCGCAGCATCAGCAATTGCAATCAGCTCAA TTCCGATACCTTAAACAGCAGCAGTGGTCTTCGGCGTCGGAAGGGCATGGCAAAGCAAGAGGAAGCCGCCCCCAAGGCCTGTTCTCGTCCGCTTGGCCGGCTTCTCCAACTCCGCCTCAACCTGTTCGACCCTGTCACGGCATGAGGTCTGTTTTGCCAAACGGCTCGGCTGCTAAAAGGTTATCGGCTGGTACTGGCGTCTTCCTGCCACGGATTCCTGTGAGTAAAGCAGAACCGCGGAAAACAACAG ATTGCTCGACCGTGATCGTTCCGGCAAAAGTGGTTCGGGCCTTGAAGGAGTTGGGGGTACAGTCTCGGTTCGAAGATGACTTTCTTCATAATCACa ATGCTCGTGGTGGCCGAAGCAATGACTTGTTTTCGCATCAAAACCTGAATCACCAAGTCTTCCCATCCACATCCATGGTTGCTCGGGAGATTCGACTCCCCCATGAGTGGTCCTATTGA